One segment of Deinococcus misasensis DSM 22328 DNA contains the following:
- a CDS encoding transporter substrate-binding domain-containing protein, with amino-acid sequence MRKRTIALLTLSLTSLMSAAQADKLDTVKKRGKLVCGVNDKLPGFGFLDSNGKYSGFDVDFCKGVAAAIFGDASKVQYVPLTAAVRFTAVQSGEVDVVFRNTTYTSSRDGEVGMDFGPVTFYDGQGVMVKKEAPVKKITDLDG; translated from the coding sequence ATGCGCAAGAGAACCATTGCCCTGCTCACCCTGAGCCTCACCAGTCTGATGTCTGCCGCTCAAGCAGACAAACTCGACACCGTCAAAAAACGCGGCAAGCTCGTCTGCGGCGTCAATGACAAACTCCCCGGATTCGGTTTCCTCGATTCCAACGGCAAGTACTCCGGCTTCGATGTCGATTTCTGCAAAGGCGTCGCCGCCGCCATCTTTGGCGATGCCAGCAAAGTCCAGTACGTTCCCCTCACCGCAGCCGTGCGTTTCACGGCCGTCCAGAGTGGCGAAGTCGATGTGGTCTTCAGAAACACCACCTACACCTCTTCACGGGACGGTGAAGTGGGCATGGACTTCGGTCCGGTCACCTTCTACGACGGTCAGGGCGTGATGGTCAAAAAAGAAGCACCCGTCAAGAAAATCACCGACCTTGATGG